The Gimesia sp. genome segment GCGGCTGACAACGAGGCGCTCAAGGACGGTATTCAGCGATGCTCCTGTCTAATCCAGGTTTCTGCCGGGGAACTTTGAGGATGAGTTCAAAACCAACACCCCATTCTGCTGCTAACACGCAATCGATGCCTACTCTGATTTCCAAGGATATCAGAAAAGATGCCGGCAAATTCTGTCCGCATGCCGGGGTCGTCTCTCGCGGTTCAGGCAGTATGTTTCAGGAGCAGGGACGAACGTTGCTGCTCCAGCGTCTGCGGATGGCTTCCCTGCTGTTAGGCCTGGGGGCAACTGCATTCCTGATCCGCGGTTTCTGGCTGGGTGAGTACAAGAACCCCCACGACAGTCAGATGCTGCTGCTGGATGGCGTTCTGGCGGTGATTCTATTCTCCGTCTCCGCCTTTCTGTGGTGGAAGCCCTGCCTCTGTAAATACCGCCTGCGGATCTGCGAAGCGATCACTTTCGGTGCACCTGCCTGTTTTTTCATCTGGTGGCACTTCAGTGAGCTCTGCGCCTGCGATCCGGTTTTACTGGGTAAAGTCGCTTTTGAATTTCCCCTGAGAACCGCATTCCCCTGGGTGATACTAATCTTCACTTACGGGATCTTTATACCGAATTCGCTGAAGGGAGTGATCTCGGTGGTGAGCCTGATGGTCATCAGCCCGATTGTGGGCGCGATCATGACCGGGATGCAGGTGCCTCAGGTGTCAGAAGTACTGTATAGCGGCGGTTTGTCGGAGATAATCATCCTGCTGCTGATTGCCGGGAGCACTGCCGTCTATGGTTCGCATCGGGTTGACAGTTTGAGGCGTGAAGCCTTCGACTTGAAAAGCGTGGGGATGTACACGCTCCGCAAGCAGATTGGCAGTGGCGGGATGGGCGAAGTCTATCTGGCCGAGCATCGGTTGCTGAAGCGTCCCTGTGCGATCAAGCTGATTCGGCGGGATAAGGTCGATGACGAAAACGTCCTGCTGCGGTTTGAAAGCGAAGTACAGGCGACCGCTGGCCTGACGCACCCGAACACAATTGAGATTTACGATTACGGGCATACCGAAGAGGGGACATTCTATTATGCGATGGAATTCCTGCCCGGACTGAACCTGCAGGAAATCGTGGAGCGGTTTGGACCTCTGCCCCAGGAGCGGGTTGTGTACCTGCTCAGACAGGTCTGTTCTGCCCTGGCGGAAGCACATCAGAAGGGACTGATTCACCGCGATATCAAGCCGGGGAACATTTTCTCAGCCGAGCGTGGCGGTCTGTTCGATGTGGCCAAACTGCTCGACTTTGGTCTGGTGAAGTATCATCGTACCGATGACGTTTCGCTGGAGTTAACCATGGAAGGGGCCGTGGTGGGATCTCCGCTGTATACGAGTCCTGAAGTGGTCACCGGAGATGGCAGTCCCGGACCGCGGTCCGACATTTACTCACTGGGGGCGAGCGCTTATTACCTGCTGACCGGGAAACCGGTCTTTGAAGGGGATAACGCTTTGAAGGTGATGTTCGCCCATGCGAGCCAGGCCGTGAAACCGTTGCGGGAACTGAATCCGGAGGTCTCTCCTGAACTGGAAGAGATCATTATGAAATGCCTGGAGAAGAAGCCGGACGATCGTTACCAGAACTCTGCCGAACTGCTGGAGGCTCTGGAACAGCTACAGGTCAATAGCTGGACCCAGGCCCAGGCATCCGAGTGGTGGTCTGAAGCCGAGCATATGGTACAGCATGTATCCGAAGATGACGAATTTGCGTCCGATTATCTGAAAGCGACGACGGTACTCCCCGTTAATGTCTGATTGATACCTGGATCGCCAGCGTTCTAACTGCGGGACTTATGTTGCCAGTTGAGGCGATCGCGGGTCAAAAAGCCGTGCCGAAGGGCACAGTCGACGCAATACAGGTCGTGACCGTTGGTGACAACGATCTCGCCGTGCATCAGCAGGTGGAAATGATCCTCGCCCGGAAACTTGGAGAAGCAGTACTCCTTGGACGAGGATGTTTTCACGAAAATCGTGATGTTTTCCGCATCATTGATGGGCACATAGAGCCGCGCATCCTGCTCGGGAGCGGGCTGGTTCGAATTCGGATCCATTTCATTCGCCATGGCTAAAGCTCCCGGTTTGTCGGCTGATTGAAATCAGACAGCCTCACGAACTGTCTGGTCAATTCGCGAGGCTGTTGTGTCATCGATGGCTGATCAGTCCTGGACTTCCGGAACGGGAACGTCGAGTTCTTCAGCCAGTTTGGTCAGTGCTTCCCAGTTCCCTTTATCGAGGGAAATGCCTGTTTCATTACGGGTGGCAGCGGTTTTCTTTTCCGGGTCGCCCGGCAGAAAGAC includes the following:
- a CDS encoding serine/threonine-protein kinase, with the protein product MSSKPTPHSAANTQSMPTLISKDIRKDAGKFCPHAGVVSRGSGSMFQEQGRTLLLQRLRMASLLLGLGATAFLIRGFWLGEYKNPHDSQMLLLDGVLAVILFSVSAFLWWKPCLCKYRLRICEAITFGAPACFFIWWHFSELCACDPVLLGKVAFEFPLRTAFPWVILIFTYGIFIPNSLKGVISVVSLMVISPIVGAIMTGMQVPQVSEVLYSGGLSEIIILLLIAGSTAVYGSHRVDSLRREAFDLKSVGMYTLRKQIGSGGMGEVYLAEHRLLKRPCAIKLIRRDKVDDENVLLRFESEVQATAGLTHPNTIEIYDYGHTEEGTFYYAMEFLPGLNLQEIVERFGPLPQERVVYLLRQVCSALAEAHQKGLIHRDIKPGNIFSAERGGLFDVAKLLDFGLVKYHRTDDVSLELTMEGAVVGSPLYTSPEVVTGDGSPGPRSDIYSLGASAYYLLTGKPVFEGDNALKVMFAHASQAVKPLRELNPEVSPELEEIIMKCLEKKPDDRYQNSAELLEALEQLQVNSWTQAQASEWWSEAEHMVQHVSEDDEFASDYLKATTVLPVNV